The Paracoccus liaowanqingii genome window below encodes:
- a CDS encoding ImuA family protein — protein sequence MPDAVSRPTVAALRARIAHLEGEEMHAREVLPFGVDMLDRRMPQGGLARGCLHEVAGGGGGAVDGAAAACFAAGIAARLPGVVLWCVTQADLFAPGLEQAGLSPDRVIYVEAGDDTAVLACMEEGLRHGGLGAVVADVAKLSMTASRRLHLAAKASGTTGIALRRWRRQADASDFGQPTAAMTRWRVSVLPSAPLPVPGVGRPRWLIELIRARAGESFDLELEGCDGTGHLGLPADVADRSAAAAGRQHALG from the coding sequence ATGCCCGATGCCGTTTCCCGCCCCACCGTCGCCGCCCTGCGCGCCCGCATCGCCCATCTCGAGGGTGAGGAGATGCATGCGCGCGAGGTGTTGCCCTTCGGCGTGGACATGCTCGACCGCCGGATGCCGCAGGGCGGGCTGGCGAGGGGCTGCCTGCACGAAGTGGCGGGCGGTGGTGGCGGGGCAGTGGATGGCGCGGCGGCGGCCTGCTTCGCCGCCGGTATTGCCGCCCGCCTGCCGGGGGTGGTGCTGTGGTGCGTGACCCAGGCCGATCTGTTCGCCCCGGGGCTGGAGCAGGCGGGCCTGTCACCGGACCGGGTGATCTATGTCGAGGCGGGAGACGACACCGCTGTGCTGGCCTGCATGGAGGAAGGGCTGCGGCACGGGGGCTTGGGTGCGGTGGTGGCGGATGTGGCCAAGCTGTCGATGACCGCCTCGCGGCGGCTGCATCTGGCGGCCAAGGCCTCGGGGACCACCGGCATCGCGCTCCGGCGCTGGCGTCGGCAGGCGGATGCCAGCGATTTCGGGCAGCCCACGGCGGCGATGACCCGCTGGCGGGTCTCGGTGCTGCCCTCGGCCCCCCTGCCCGTCCCGGGCGTCGGCCGGCCCCGCTGGCTGATCGAGCTGATCCGGGCGCGGGCGGGCGAGTCCTTCGATCTCGAGCTGGAGGGTTGCGATGGCACGGGTCATCTCGGTCTGCCTGCCGATGTGGCCGATCGATCGGCGGCAGCGGCAGGCAGACAGCACGCCCTCGGCTGA
- a CDS encoding error-prone DNA polymerase, producing MSYAELQVTSQFSFLRGASSAEELFATAALLGIKAMAVTDRNSLAGIVRAHEAAKETGVRLIVGCRLDLRCGMSVLVYPTDRPAWSRLCRLLSIGKARAGKGACHLDWADLQAHAEGLLAILIPDTADDTCALRLRRLRDTFGDRAHLALTLRRRPNDQLRLYELSALAAGLGVATVITNDVLFHVPDRRILQDVVTAIRHTTTVDALGFRRERHADRYLKAPSEMARLFPRYPEALARTRQIADRCRFSLDELRYQYPEERDDPALTPQETLEALTWEGAAARYPEGIPAEVTASLGHELRLIARLDYAPYFLTVNSIVRFARSRGILCQGRGSAANSAVCYVLGITSIDPGRNDLLFERFISEERREPPDIDVDFEHERREEVIQWVYRTYGRSHAALTAVVIRYRSKGALRDVGKALGLPEDLIRAISGQIWSWGEEGITDDQLRELGLNPGDRRLRLLLDLAAQLRGAPRHLSQHPGGFVLTHDRLDDLVPIEPAAMADRQIIEWDKDDIDALKFMKVDILALGMLTCMRRGLDLIAVHKGIRYDLASIPAEDPRTYAMIRKADTLGTFQIESRAQMSMLPRLKPRTYYDLVVQVAIVRPGPIQGDMVHPYLRRRAGLEPVHYPTPELEKVLGKTLGVPLFQEQAMRVAIECAGFTPGEADMLRKSMATFKFTGGVSRFRDKLVEGMVERGYDRDYAERTFRQLEGFGSYGFPESHAASFALIAYASAWLKCWHPDAFCAALLNSQPMGFYAPAQIVRDARDHGVEVRPICIATSDWDCTLEPVGDPGEDRFAVRLGLRMVKGLAEAHADTILAARAVRPFASVSDLCRRAGAPMAALTRIAEADGFLPAFGLARREAIWAIKGLRNDDLPLFAAVEQDAPSPARYDDKPRAHHGAAQEDRSRSAAIPPLPHVEPTVSLRPMAAGREVVEDYSHTGLSLRRHPVAFLRAGLTKNRIRTCAEAMAAPNRRWTGIAGLVLVRQRPGSAKGTMFITLEDETGIANLVIWPKVFEAHRRIILSAGMIAATGRIQRDGDVVHLVIYRLTDLSAELASIGQRGEAFPLPHGRGDEFYRGEPAPDPRATAGQKTAPQRSQPRDIHIPDLRIDAVRVKTRDFK from the coding sequence ATGAGCTATGCCGAGCTGCAGGTCACCTCGCAGTTCTCGTTCCTGCGCGGGGCGTCCTCGGCCGAGGAGCTGTTCGCCACCGCTGCGCTTCTGGGGATCAAGGCCATGGCGGTCACCGACAGGAACAGCCTCGCCGGGATCGTGCGCGCACATGAGGCGGCCAAGGAGACCGGCGTGCGGTTGATCGTCGGCTGCCGGCTGGATCTGCGCTGCGGCATGTCGGTGCTGGTCTATCCCACCGACCGTCCGGCCTGGTCGCGGCTCTGCCGGCTGCTGTCCATCGGCAAGGCCCGGGCGGGCAAGGGGGCATGCCATCTGGACTGGGCCGATCTGCAGGCCCATGCCGAGGGGCTGCTGGCCATCCTGATCCCCGATACGGCGGACGACACCTGCGCCCTGCGCCTGCGCCGTCTGCGGGACACATTCGGCGACCGGGCACATCTGGCCCTGACCCTGCGCCGCCGCCCCAACGACCAGCTGCGCCTCTACGAGCTGTCGGCCCTCGCCGCCGGGCTGGGCGTGGCCACGGTGATCACCAATGATGTGCTGTTCCACGTCCCTGACCGCCGCATCCTGCAGGATGTGGTCACCGCCATCCGCCACACCACCACCGTCGACGCCCTGGGCTTTCGCCGCGAGCGCCACGCCGATCGCTATCTGAAGGCCCCGTCCGAGATGGCGCGTCTGTTCCCCCGCTACCCCGAGGCCCTAGCCCGGACCCGGCAGATCGCCGACCGCTGCCGCTTCTCGCTGGACGAGCTGCGCTATCAGTATCCCGAGGAACGCGACGACCCGGCCCTGACGCCCCAGGAGACGCTGGAAGCCCTGACCTGGGAGGGGGCGGCCGCGCGCTACCCCGAGGGCATCCCGGCTGAGGTGACCGCCAGCCTGGGCCACGAGCTGCGCCTCATCGCCCGGCTGGACTACGCCCCCTACTTTCTGACCGTGAACAGCATCGTCCGCTTTGCCCGCTCCAGGGGCATCCTCTGTCAGGGCCGCGGCTCGGCGGCGAACTCGGCGGTCTGCTACGTGCTGGGCATCACTTCCATCGACCCGGGCCGCAACGACCTGCTGTTCGAGCGCTTCATCAGCGAGGAACGTCGCGAGCCCCCCGACATCGACGTGGACTTCGAGCATGAGCGCCGCGAGGAGGTGATCCAGTGGGTCTACCGCACCTATGGCCGCAGCCATGCCGCGCTGACCGCCGTGGTCATCCGCTACCGCTCCAAGGGCGCGCTGCGCGACGTCGGCAAGGCCCTGGGCCTGCCCGAGGATCTGATCCGCGCCATCTCCGGGCAGATCTGGTCCTGGGGCGAGGAGGGCATCACCGACGACCAGCTCCGCGAGCTGGGCCTGAACCCCGGCGACCGCCGGTTGCGGCTGCTGCTGGATCTGGCCGCGCAGCTGCGCGGCGCGCCCCGGCACCTGTCGCAGCACCCGGGCGGCTTCGTGCTGACCCATGACCGTCTCGACGATCTGGTCCCCATCGAGCCCGCCGCCATGGCCGATCGGCAGATCATTGAATGGGACAAGGACGACATCGATGCGCTGAAGTTCATGAAGGTCGACATCTTGGCGCTCGGCATGCTGACCTGCATGCGCCGAGGGCTGGACCTGATCGCCGTCCACAAGGGCATCCGCTACGATCTGGCCAGCATCCCGGCCGAGGATCCGCGCACCTATGCGATGATCCGCAAGGCCGACACCCTCGGCACCTTCCAGATCGAGAGCCGGGCGCAGATGTCGATGCTGCCGCGCCTGAAGCCGCGCACCTATTACGATCTGGTGGTGCAGGTGGCCATCGTCCGCCCCGGCCCGATCCAAGGCGACATGGTCCATCCCTATCTGCGCCGCCGGGCAGGGCTGGAGCCGGTCCATTACCCCACCCCGGAGCTGGAGAAGGTGCTGGGCAAGACCCTGGGCGTGCCGCTGTTCCAGGAACAGGCCATGCGCGTGGCCATCGAATGCGCGGGCTTCACCCCCGGCGAGGCGGACATGCTCCGCAAATCCATGGCCACCTTCAAGTTCACCGGCGGGGTCTCCAGGTTCCGCGACAAGCTGGTCGAGGGCATGGTCGAGCGCGGCTATGACCGCGACTACGCCGAGCGCACCTTTCGCCAGCTGGAGGGCTTCGGCAGCTACGGCTTTCCCGAAAGCCACGCCGCCAGCTTCGCGCTGATCGCCTATGCTTCGGCCTGGCTCAAATGCTGGCACCCCGACGCCTTCTGCGCGGCGCTGCTGAACAGCCAGCCGATGGGGTTCTATGCCCCCGCGCAGATCGTCCGCGATGCCCGCGATCATGGGGTCGAGGTTCGACCCATCTGCATTGCGACGTCGGACTGGGACTGCACGCTAGAGCCGGTGGGCGACCCCGGCGAGGATCGCTTTGCCGTCCGCCTTGGGCTGCGCATGGTCAAGGGGCTGGCGGAAGCCCACGCAGATACCATCCTGGCCGCCCGCGCCGTCCGGCCCTTCGCCAGCGTTTCCGATCTCTGCCGCCGCGCGGGGGCGCCGATGGCCGCGCTGACCCGCATCGCCGAGGCCGACGGGTTTCTGCCCGCCTTCGGCCTCGCGCGGCGCGAGGCGATCTGGGCGATCAAGGGTCTGCGCAACGACGATCTGCCGCTGTTCGCGGCGGTGGAGCAGGATGCGCCTTCACCGGCGAGGTATGATGACAAGCCCAGAGCGCACCACGGTGCTGCACAAGAGGATCGCAGCCGGAGTGCCGCCATACCACCCCTGCCCCATGTCGAGCCAACCGTCTCCCTGCGCCCGATGGCTGCCGGGCGCGAGGTGGTCGAGGATTACAGCCATACCGGCCTGTCCCTGCGCCGTCACCCGGTGGCCTTTCTGCGCGCCGGCCTGACGAAGAACCGCATCCGCACCTGCGCCGAGGCCATGGCCGCCCCGAACCGCCGCTGGACCGGGATAGCCGGCCTTGTCCTCGTCCGTCAGCGCCCTGGCTCCGCCAAAGGCACCATGTTCATCACCCTGGAGGACGAGACCGGCATTGCCAATCTCGTCATCTGGCCCAAGGTCTTCGAGGCCCACCGCCGGATCATCCTGTCGGCCGGAATGATCGCAGCAACGGGGCGCATCCAGCGCGACGGCGACGTGGTGCATCTGGTCATCTACCGTCTCACCGATCTTTCGGCGGAACTGGCCAGCATCGGCCAGCGCGGCGAGGCCTTCCCCCTGCCCCACGGTCGCGGCGATGAGTTCTATCGGGGTGAACCTGCGCCGGATCCGCGGGCCACGGCTGGCCAGAAAACGGCACCTCAAAGGTCACAGCCCCGGGACATCCATATCCCGGACCTCCGCATCGACGCGGTCAGGGTGAAGACCAGGGATTTCAAGTAA
- a CDS encoding Y-family DNA polymerase: protein MARVISVCLPMWPIDRRQRQADSTPSAEAPLILVGRVGNRRVVTAACEAAMGQGLRIGMPVSKAQALVPDLRVEPADPRADLEALERLGLWLLQRIAPIVVVDPPDGVVIDVTGADQLHGGEEALLEMLLGRLTLSGITARLAIADTWGAAHALARHHRESTACIALPGATAAVLAPLPLAALRLPHATVAGLRDLGFATIGDLMETPRAPLTLRFGPELCRRLDQALGEVAEPIDPLRPAGLVEVRRSFAEPIAAAETIARYIGKLVVDLCAALEARSEGARRLDLLCWRVDNRIETVRVGLAVAQRDPKRLTRLLCDKIPGIDPGFGIEIITLTATLAEPLVPRQASSLLEQAPPDISDLVDMLANRVGHRAVYRLSPVASDIPERSVARIAALSPDQGLGWPGHWPRPSRLLPRPEPIDTLALLPDHPPNWISWRGIRHRVRRADGPERIFGEWWKRDAEARAVRDYFRIEDEAGQRFWIFRAGDGEDATTGSHRWFIHGVFG, encoded by the coding sequence ATGGCACGGGTCATCTCGGTCTGCCTGCCGATGTGGCCGATCGATCGGCGGCAGCGGCAGGCAGACAGCACGCCCTCGGCTGAGGCCCCGCTGATCCTGGTAGGACGGGTCGGCAACCGCCGAGTGGTCACCGCCGCCTGCGAGGCGGCCATGGGACAGGGCCTGCGCATCGGCATGCCGGTGAGCAAGGCGCAGGCGCTGGTCCCGGATCTGCGCGTCGAGCCCGCCGATCCGCGCGCCGATCTGGAGGCGCTGGAGCGGCTTGGCCTGTGGCTGCTGCAGCGCATCGCGCCGATCGTGGTGGTCGATCCGCCCGATGGGGTGGTGATCGACGTCACCGGCGCCGATCAACTGCATGGCGGCGAGGAGGCGCTGCTGGAGATGCTGCTGGGGCGCCTGACCCTGTCGGGCATCACCGCACGCCTTGCTATCGCCGACACCTGGGGCGCGGCCCATGCGCTGGCCCGTCACCACCGCGAGAGCACAGCCTGCATCGCCCTGCCCGGCGCCACGGCCGCAGTGCTGGCCCCGCTGCCCCTGGCGGCCCTGCGGCTGCCGCATGCCACCGTGGCCGGGCTGCGGGATCTGGGCTTCGCCACCATCGGCGACCTGATGGAGACCCCCCGCGCGCCGCTGACCCTGCGCTTCGGCCCGGAGCTGTGTCGAAGGCTGGATCAGGCTTTGGGCGAGGTGGCCGAGCCCATCGATCCCCTGCGCCCCGCGGGCCTGGTGGAAGTGCGCCGCAGCTTCGCCGAACCCATCGCCGCCGCCGAGACCATCGCCCGCTACATCGGCAAGCTGGTCGTGGATCTCTGCGCCGCGCTGGAGGCGAGGTCCGAAGGCGCCCGGCGGCTGGACCTGCTGTGCTGGCGGGTCGACAACCGGATCGAGACGGTCCGCGTGGGACTGGCCGTGGCCCAACGCGACCCCAAGCGACTGACCCGGCTGCTCTGCGACAAGATCCCCGGCATCGACCCGGGCTTCGGGATCGAGATCATCACCCTGACCGCCACCCTCGCCGAGCCGCTGGTGCCCCGGCAGGCCAGCAGCCTTTTGGAGCAGGCCCCGCCGGACATCTCGGATCTGGTGGACATGCTGGCCAACCGCGTCGGGCACCGTGCCGTCTATCGCCTCAGCCCGGTGGCCAGCGACATACCGGAACGCTCGGTGGCGCGGATCGCGGCGCTGTCGCCGGATCAGGGCCTGGGCTGGCCGGGGCACTGGCCCCGCCCCTCGCGCCTGCTGCCCCGCCCCGAGCCCATCGACACCCTGGCGCTACTGCCCGACCATCCGCCGAACTGGATCTCCTGGCGCGGCATCCGCCACCGGGTCCGCCGCGCCGACGGGCCCGAGCGGATCTTCGGCGAATGGTGGAAGCGCGATGCCGAGGCCCGGGCGGTGCGGGACTACTTCCGCATCGAGGACGAGGCCGGGCAGCGCTTCTGGATCTTCCGCGCCGGCGACGGCGAGGATGCGACCACCGGCTCGCATCGCTGGTTCATCCACGGGGTGTTCGGATGA
- a CDS encoding SOS response-associated peptidase, with translation MGAVHICNLYNLTSNQQAIRDFVRITHDITGNLEPGLDVYPDRPAPVIRQTSEGRELSRMKWGMPTPPQFLKTPDAPDTGVTNIRNTASPHWRRWLGPENRCMIPATAFSEYGQTPDPVTRRKPLCWFAVDETQPLFVFAGIWTTWHGTRGSNRTPRPGEHQLFGFLTTEPNAVVKPVHPKAMPVILTTPEEIDVWLNAEWKDAKELQRPLADKDLVQLAKG, from the coding sequence GTGGGGGCCGTCCACATCTGCAATTTATATAATCTGACCAGCAACCAGCAGGCGATCCGGGACTTCGTGCGGATCACCCATGACATTACCGGAAATCTGGAGCCCGGTCTTGACGTCTACCCCGACCGCCCGGCACCCGTCATCCGGCAGACTAGCGAGGGGCGGGAACTGTCGCGGATGAAGTGGGGCATGCCCACCCCGCCGCAGTTCCTGAAGACCCCGGATGCCCCCGACACCGGGGTTACCAACATCCGCAATACCGCCAGCCCTCATTGGCGCCGTTGGCTGGGCCCAGAGAACCGATGCATGATCCCTGCTACGGCTTTCTCGGAATATGGCCAAACCCCGGATCCGGTAACTAGGCGCAAGCCGCTATGCTGGTTTGCGGTGGATGAGACACAACCGTTGTTCGTCTTCGCCGGGATCTGGACGACATGGCACGGGACGCGCGGGTCGAACCGCACTCCACGGCCGGGGGAGCATCAGCTATTCGGGTTTTTGACGACCGAGCCGAATGCCGTTGTGAAGCCGGTCCATCCCAAAGCCATGCCGGTTATCCTGACGACGCCGGAGGAGATCGACGTATGGCTTAACGCCGAATGGAAGGACGCCAAGGAGTTGCAAAGGCCGTTGGCAGATAAGGATCTGGTGCAACTAGCGAAAGGGTAA
- a CDS encoding ATP-dependent helicase encodes MAVSTYLDKLNDQQRAAVVFGTDGPALHPPLLVIAGAGSGKTTMLAHRVAHLLVKGADPHRILLMTFSRRAASELTRRVERITTAAMGSPVVAEALCWSGTFHALGARLLREHAPAIGLHPDFSIHDREDSADLMNLCRHGLGLSRTDSRFPTKGTCIAIYSRTVNSGAPLAEVLRVHFPWCAAWADPLKQLFVAYVTAKQAQNVLDYDDLLLAWAQVMDAPDFAAHIAATWDHVLIDEYQDTNRLQARILTALKPDGHGLTVVGDDAQSIYAFRAADVRNILDFPDSFAPRAEVIALERNYRSTQPILAAANAVIAEASERYTKDLWSERASDDKPRLVTVVTEALQARYMVDRILEDRESGMRLKDQAVLFRTSSHAAQIEAELTRRNVPYVKFGGLKFLDSAHVKDLLSVLRLARNSRDRVAGFRVLQLIPGIGPTAAGRILDALELAADPRAAWGDVAPPPRAGAGWPDFVTAMTTNAIWPAAIGLARAWYDPHLDRIHEDAEARRADLLQLEQIATGYLSAEAFLTELTLDPPNATSDQAGMPLKDEDYLILSTIHSAKGQEWRSVHILNAVDGCIPSDLGSGSTHELEEERRLLYVAMTRAKDHLTLGLPLRFFVTQQTRNGDRHVYAMRTRFIPSHILDRFEAVNWSPAAVAGETRPAPAPIDVGASMRAMWK; translated from the coding sequence ATGGCGGTATCGACCTATCTCGACAAGCTGAACGATCAGCAGCGCGCGGCAGTGGTGTTCGGCACCGACGGCCCTGCCCTGCACCCGCCACTGCTGGTCATCGCAGGCGCTGGGTCGGGCAAGACTACCATGCTGGCGCACCGGGTGGCGCATCTGCTGGTCAAGGGTGCCGATCCGCATCGCATCCTGCTGATGACCTTCTCTCGCCGCGCCGCGTCCGAGCTGACCCGTCGGGTCGAACGCATCACCACCGCCGCCATGGGCAGCCCCGTCGTCGCCGAGGCGCTGTGCTGGTCCGGCACCTTCCACGCCCTCGGCGCCCGCCTCCTGCGCGAGCACGCCCCGGCCATCGGGCTGCACCCCGACTTTTCGATCCATGACCGGGAAGACAGCGCAGATCTGATGAACCTCTGCCGTCACGGGCTGGGCCTGTCCAGGACCGACAGCCGCTTTCCCACCAAGGGCACCTGCATTGCGATCTATTCCCGCACGGTGAACTCGGGCGCGCCACTGGCCGAGGTGTTGCGCGTCCATTTCCCGTGGTGCGCGGCCTGGGCCGACCCGCTGAAGCAGCTCTTCGTTGCCTATGTGACCGCCAAGCAGGCGCAGAACGTGCTGGATTACGACGACCTTCTGCTGGCCTGGGCGCAGGTCATGGACGCCCCAGATTTTGCTGCCCATATCGCCGCGACATGGGACCATGTGCTGATCGACGAATATCAGGACACCAACCGCCTGCAGGCGCGCATCCTGACTGCGCTGAAGCCCGACGGGCACGGGCTGACCGTGGTGGGCGACGATGCGCAGTCTATCTATGCCTTCCGGGCGGCGGATGTCCGGAACATCCTCGACTTCCCCGACAGCTTCGCGCCTCGGGCCGAGGTGATCGCGCTGGAGCGGAATTATCGCTCCACCCAGCCGATCCTCGCCGCGGCCAATGCGGTGATCGCGGAGGCATCCGAGCGTTACACCAAGGACCTGTGGTCCGAACGTGCCAGCGACGACAAGCCACGTCTGGTCACGGTGGTGACCGAAGCGCTGCAGGCCCGCTACATGGTCGACCGCATTCTGGAGGATCGGGAGAGCGGCATGCGCCTCAAGGATCAGGCGGTGCTGTTCCGCACCTCCAGCCACGCCGCCCAGATCGAGGCCGAGCTAACCCGCCGAAACGTCCCCTATGTCAAGTTCGGCGGGCTGAAGTTCCTCGACAGCGCCCATGTGAAGGACCTGCTGTCGGTGCTGCGGCTGGCCCGCAATTCTCGCGACCGGGTGGCTGGGTTCCGGGTGCTGCAGCTGATCCCCGGCATCGGGCCAACCGCAGCCGGACGGATCCTCGATGCGCTGGAACTGGCCGCCGATCCCCGCGCGGCCTGGGGCGATGTCGCGCCGCCGCCCCGAGCGGGAGCCGGTTGGCCGGATTTTGTGACCGCGATGACCACGAACGCCATCTGGCCCGCCGCCATCGGCCTTGCCCGCGCCTGGTATGACCCGCATCTGGACCGCATCCACGAGGATGCCGAGGCCCGCCGCGCCGACCTGCTGCAGCTGGAGCAGATCGCAACAGGCTATCTCTCCGCCGAGGCCTTCCTGACCGAGCTGACGCTCGACCCGCCCAACGCCACCAGCGATCAGGCCGGCATGCCGCTGAAGGACGAGGATTACCTGATCCTCTCCACGATCCATTCAGCCAAGGGGCAGGAGTGGCGGTCGGTGCATATCCTGAACGCCGTCGATGGTTGCATCCCCTCCGACCTCGGCAGCGGCAGCACGCATGAGCTGGAGGAGGAACGTCGCCTGCTCTACGTCGCGATGACACGCGCCAAGGATCACCTGACCCTCGGCCTGCCGCTGCGCTTCTTCGTCACCCAGCAGACCCGAAATGGCGACCGTCATGTCTATGCGATGCGGACCCGGTTCATCCCAAGCCACATCCTCGACCGGTTCGAGGCGGTGAACTGGTCCCCCGCTGCCGTAGCAGGTGAGACCCGCCCAGCCCCTGCTCCCATCGACGTCGGCGCCAGCATGAGAGCCATGTGGAAGTAA
- a CDS encoding IS110 family RNA-guided transposase has translation MKTIPIRIGMDTSKSVFQLHGVDANENTVVRRQLRRAEMIRYFEKLPPALVAIESCGSSHHWARVLSSFGHDVKLIPPQYVKPYVKRGKNDAADAEALCEAVTRPNMRFVPIKSTEQQAACMLMTVRERLVSVKSQLSNAFRSYAAEFGIVGPAGRQNVNALIKRVLEDDTLPELARDLFRFQAKEYAAVEARLEEIETRLMAWHRDDDVSRRLATIPGIGPIGSAMLSMKAPPAKSFRSGRDFAAWIGLTPRDHSTGGRMRHGGITKAGDAGLRSVLVVGATALLRHIRAGRHKPTPWLAALLERKPPKLVAVALANKFARIAWRLMVSGGIYSRPPDRMAA, from the coding sequence ATGAAGACCATACCCATCCGTATCGGCATGGACACGTCGAAGTCCGTCTTCCAGTTGCACGGAGTTGACGCCAACGAAAATACTGTTGTTCGACGTCAGCTTCGGCGCGCCGAGATGATCCGCTACTTTGAGAAGCTGCCCCCTGCGCTGGTCGCGATCGAATCCTGCGGCAGCTCGCATCATTGGGCGCGCGTTCTCTCGTCGTTCGGTCATGACGTCAAGCTGATACCGCCGCAATATGTGAAGCCTTACGTGAAGCGTGGGAAAAACGATGCGGCCGACGCCGAAGCCCTTTGCGAAGCGGTAACACGGCCGAACATGAGGTTTGTTCCGATCAAGTCGACGGAGCAACAGGCGGCATGCATGCTGATGACCGTTCGGGAACGTCTGGTCAGCGTCAAGTCGCAGCTTTCCAACGCCTTTCGGAGCTATGCTGCTGAATTTGGCATCGTCGGGCCGGCAGGGCGGCAGAACGTTAATGCATTGATCAAGCGGGTTCTCGAGGATGACACCCTCCCAGAGCTGGCGCGGGATCTTTTCCGTTTTCAGGCGAAAGAATACGCAGCGGTCGAAGCACGCCTTGAGGAGATCGAAACCAGACTGATGGCGTGGCATCGGGACGATGATGTCAGTCGGCGACTTGCAACGATCCCTGGTATCGGCCCCATAGGATCGGCCATGCTGAGCATGAAGGCCCCGCCCGCCAAGAGTTTTCGATCAGGTCGCGACTTCGCTGCCTGGATCGGTCTGACACCAAGGGACCATTCGACGGGTGGGCGAATGCGTCATGGTGGCATCACCAAGGCTGGCGACGCCGGGTTGCGATCAGTGCTGGTTGTCGGTGCCACGGCGTTGCTCAGGCATATCAGGGCGGGCCGACACAAGCCGACACCTTGGCTCGCGGCGCTCCTCGAGCGCAAGCCGCCGAAGCTAGTCGCCGTCGCACTGGCCAACAAATTCGCGCGTATTGCCTGGCGCCTGATGGTGTCGGGTGGAATTTATAGTCGACCACCTGACAGGATGGCGGCATAA